The sequence TCGGGGCCACGTCGAGCGTGCGCGCATCGACGATCATGGACTCGATCTCGATGCCGACACCGTCGAAGAGGCCCAGTCTCGTCATCCGCCCGTCCCATTCGCGACAACCGCGCCTCGTTGCCGCTCGATGCGGTCTCTGAAGTGCTTCATGACGAGGTGGTAGAGCTCGTCCTGCAGAACGGCGTCTTCGATTCCCGATTCGATGCTGGGGTTGTCGTTGATTTCGATCACCACGCACCGCTTTTCGAGTTCCTTCAGATCGACGCCGTAGAGTCCGCGGCCGATGAGATTCGCGGCGCGCACCGCCGTCTGCACCACCAGCGGCGGCGCGTCCTCGACCGGGATCGTATCCACCGGGCCGTAACGCGTGCGCCCGTTCTGGGAGCGCTTCACGATCTGCCAGTGCTTGCCCGCCATGTGATAGCGGCACACGAACAGCGGCTTTCCGTCGAGGACCGTGACGCGCCAGTCGAAAGGCGTCGGGACGAACTCCTGCGCGACGATGAACTCGGATCGTTCGAGCAACTTCTCCGACCCCGATTTCAGTTCGTCCTCGTTCTTCGCCTTGATGACGCCGAACGAGTAGAAGCTGTCGGGTTGCTTGAGCACGACCGGCAGGCCCAGGGTCGGGACGACGGCGTCGAGATTGTCGCGGCTGACGATCATCGTCTTCGGAATTGGAATCTTGTGGCGGCCGAGCAACTCGGCGAGATACACCTTGTTCGTGCAGCGCAGGATCGAATCGGGATCGTCGATCACGACGAGCCCCTCGGCCGCGGCGCGGCGCGCGAAGCGAAAGGTGTAGTGGTTGACGTTGGTGGTGTCGCGGATGAACAGCGCATCGAACTCGCCGATGCGGTCGAAATCCTCGCGCCCGATGATCTCGACCTCGAAGTCGAGCGCCTCCGCGGCCTTGACGAATTTCTTGACCGCCCGCTCGTCCGACGGCGCCGAGTCGTCGCGCGTGTCCCACAGGATCGCCATGTCGTAAAAGCGCTCGGGCCTCTCGCGCACGGGGGCCGGATAGCGTTCGAGATGGCTCTTCGTCGCCGCGATGACAAAGGGCCGGTGCGCCTCGGGGATCTCGCTCGCGGCGATCGGCTTGATGTGCTCGAGCTCCCACGTCTCATGACGGCGGAACTCGGCGCGCAGCAGCGGCGCGCGGAATTTCGCAAAGAGCTTGCCCGCCAGATGGTCGTAGCGCTTGGCGACGTTGCGCCCGAAGTAGACCGACAGCACGAAGTGGTCGGACTGCAGCGGCGCGAGGCTTTTGTCGATCAGTTCGTCGAGGTCGTCGCCGGCGAGTTTGATGATGGTCGCCGACTTCAAATCCTGGATCGTGGAGATCGAGGGCATCACCTTGTGGCCGCGCGCCTCGGCGAGCAGCGACACGTAGTAGCCCACGCTCTGGTAGCGGTACGACCGGCACAGGTTCATGACGCGCAGCCCGCGCTCGCGGGCGAATTCGGGCTGCGTGAGATATTGACGGGCGAGCACCACGCGCACCCCCGGCACGTCGAGCGGCCAGTTGTGCAGCCGCTCAACCACGACGAGGTTTTTCACGGTGTCCGTCGTTTCGCCGGGGTTCGATGAGGAGAAGGTTTGCATCGTAAGTGACGATTCCTAAAAGAATGGCGCCGATCACGCGGTCGATCGCGATCGGGTAATGGTGGCTTTGGGCCACCGGGTTGGGCCACAGGGGGTCGGCCACGAGCACGGTCTTCGAGGCCGAGTCGTATCCGCACAGCACGACGAAGTGCCCCGACGGATCGCCGCGCACGTCATCGTCAACCATGTCATCGCCATACTCGCGCGATGTGCGATGCAAATAGGTCGCCGACAGGCCGGTCAGGATCGGCACGCCTCGCTGCAAATGCTCGCGGATCAAGCGCCGCGTCAGATCCTCGAAACGCAGTTCGCCGCCGAGTTCAAAGAAATCCAGGTACGCCGCGGTCGCCGCCTGCAATCGCCGGCTGCGCTTGTGCGCGGCCTGACGGCGGAGTTTTTCGGCGATGTCGGGCCGCGGCTCCGTGAACCACGTGGGGTCGAAGAGCTTGAGGTTGTACGTGTAGATCGTCGCGGAGTACCCGCGACGAAGCGCGTGCACCGCCAGGAAACCCGCAAGGGTTCCGCCGGTCTCGAGCATGGGGATTTCGGCGGCGATGCCGCGCAGCGAAGCGCGGTCGCCCCAGTATTCGTAAACGGCGTGAAGGCAGGTGGGTCCACAGGTGACGTCGTCCGGCTGACGCCGGATCGGAAACGTCAGGCGCGTCTCCATGTCCATGTGGCCGGGCTGCGTCATGATCCCGCGATTTCTCGGTCGCGCCGCGTTTGTCGCCGTGGCCTTTAGCTAATCGCTTCGCGCGGCGGTGTCAACGAAAACGGTCTTCGTGAGCGTTTCCAAGCCTCGCAGGGGAAGCTCGCGGCCAGTCGTCGCGCGCGGTGAAGTTCCGAGAGAAACAGCCATCGATTGATTCACCTTTTTCCTGGTGTTCATCGTCGATTCGCGGTATGGTTGTTGGTGTTGAACGCCTCGATGGCGTTCTTTGAATCGGGGTCGGCGATGGAAAACAGCAATTCACGATATCATTTTGCGGTTTCATTTCTCCTCGTTTTCATTTTTTGGGCGATTCCGGCTATCGGCGATTGGCGGATCAGCCACGTCGCACCGGGCCAGAGTCTCGGCACGTACGCGCCGCAGCGCATGATCCTGTCCGATCCCGACACGGGTGAGATTCACATCTTCTTCTACGGCCACGCGGTCACGCATGCGATCGTGAACGGCGACGACGTGGAATGGGATATTGTCGATCCAAGCGCGGAAGGGCGAGGTCCGATCTCCGCGGCGTGGACGCAGGACGGGAGACTCGGTGTGGCTTGGGGGGACGCGATCCAGCGGCGGGTTTTTCTCGCCGTGCAGGATGAAGATGGAGAATGGAACGTGCGCGAGGTCGATGACGCATTGCCGATGATCTGGGGTGCGTCGGCGATCGCCCTGGCGTTCGACGGAATGGGAAATGCAATCATCGGGACCCGAGGTTACGACGCGCAGGCACGAGAAGAAATCGTGCGCCTGATTCAGGTGAGCGATACGACGACAACATTGTTCGAGACGGCGGATCACGACGGCGTCGCCGAACTCCTGCGAGGAGCCGACGATGTCGTTTGGTACTTCTACTCGACGTTCGATGACGGCGGTCTGGCGACCATCGACATCGATTCAGGACTGATCTGGGAGGAGTGGACACCCTGGAATTTGACGCCGAGCGGCGAAATGGTCGACCCCGGCGTCGCCCTATGGCCCATCGACAATGGGGTCGCCGGGGCCGTCGTCGGTTCCAGGTTCGTCAGCGGCTATAAGGACAGCTACGAAGACTACGAATGCGCCATCGTCCGAAATTTCGAGTCCGATTTACCGGGCCAATACCGGGATCTCCCGCTGCCTTTCGATCTCCCGAACGAGATCGACGCGGTCGCTGGCTGGGGCACGGACGACGGGGAATTATCGGTGGTGATGGGGAACCGCGGACGGTTGGTCCTTGCCGACTATGATGCGTCGGGAGCGCTGTCGCCGGACTCGACCGTGCTGGAGGTTTCGAGCGCGCCGGATTCCCGCGATCCCCAATTGCGGCTCGATGCCGTGCGCGGCGTCGACGGGCACCCCGTTGCCTCGATGATCGACGAAGGTCGGTTGGAACTCGTTGACCATGACGGCTATGACTGGATGCGCCGGGTTCTCGCCGACTCCGCGATCACACACTCCCCGCACATTTGGATCGATTCGTCCTTGCCCTCGCCGGTCATCGAATTGTTGTCGTATTCCTTTGCGGACGAACCCCGGCTGCGTCTCGACCGCTTCGATTCCACGTGGTCGACCATGACATGGCCCCTTCCGGTGAGTCCGGACGAGTATGAGAGTTCTGTGAATCTCAGTGCCGCGCGCACCGAGGACGGCACCTGGTACGCGCTGATCGAATACCACCTTTATCCCGGGTGGCGCGTGGCGGTGTTCCGATTGGACGCCGACGAGTGGGTTCCCGTCACGTTACCGGTTATGCTCGAATCGTCTCTGGACCCCCAAATGCGAATAGGAGCGGACGGCGAAATCTACATCGGCGCCAGGTCGCTGGGTGGGTATCAGGTGCTCCGGCGAGCGGGAGACGAGTGGGACGTTTTCGACACGGCCGACCAGTTTCCCTTGTCGCCGATGGAGCAGGCCGATTTCTACGTGGATACGAACGGCGACTTCCACGTCCTCGGCACGACCCCCGCCGGTCTCAGCTTGCGATACTTTTTCTATGACACGGACGCAGGCGAATGGAACCGCGAGACCGTGGATGCACCGCTCAGTCGTTGCTCCGCGTCCAGCCGGATTCGCGTTGTGCCCGCCGGAGATGGATCCCAAGTCGTCGCCATGTGTCTGAGCCCCTGGGTCCATGACGACGATCAAGGAAAACTGACGGCGTATGTCCGGACCGACGTCGGAGACTGGCACTCGATCCCCATTCACAATGCGATGTGGTCAGGTGCGGAAGGGGGAATCGACGGCGTGTGGACCGGCGACACGGCAAAATTCGTCATCAGTCACGAAGGGAAGATGAATGTCATTCAGGTCGACGGACTCTCCGTGGAGAGCGATTCGATCGATGGCGCGGTGGGCGGCGGAGCGATCGATCTCCTGATCGCGGAATCGGGAGACGAGTTCATCGCTTACGATTCCGCGGCGGGCGTCGCCCTCGCGTATCCGTCCGAATTGGGCGACACGCTGGAAAGACCCTGGACACCGGATGCGCCGCATGCCGCCGTGCCGATGTCCGAGCTTCCGCTCGAAAGATACGACGGTCGGTGTTCTGATCCGGGCGACGACGATTCGTGGGACGATGACGGCAACGACGACATCGCGGACGACGATCTTTCGGCCGATGACGATTCGGGCGACCCCGGCGACGATGACGACTCCGGAAACCATCACGGCGGCTCGGACAGCGACGACTCGTCCTGGTGCGGTTGAACGCATCGCGGCGATATTCGACCTCCACATGGAATTTTGTTGACACCCGCGCGTCGGCGGACCAACATGGGCGCGCCACCCGTTCGGGGGTCTTCCCATGACGCCGATTCTCCAGGCCGCCGAGTCCGCCACGTGCGGGCAGCCCGACAAACTCTGCGACGTGATCGTCGAGAACATTCTCGACCACATCCTCGCCGACGATCGCTTCGCGCGGGTCGATCTCGACGCGATCGCGACGCGCGGGATGATCCACCTCGCCGGCGAGATCACCACGCGTTCCTACGTGCACCTCGAAGCGATGACGCGCCGCATTCTCGCCGAGGTCGGCTATATCGACCCCGAGACGCAGTTTGTCGCGGGCAGCGTCGCCGTCGTTGCGCTCATCGGCGAGCAGAGTCCCGAGATCGCTCTCGTCGTGGACAACAAGGGCGCGGGAAACCAGTGCGTGTGCGTGGGATACGCGACGTACGAGATGGAGAAGATCGGCATGGCCGGCGACTACGTCCCCTTCGCGCAGTGGCTCGCGCACCGGTTGACGCGCCGGCTCGAAGGCGTGCAGTTCCACGACGGATTCAAGACGCTGTATCCCGACGGCACGAGCCAGGTTGTTGTCGAGTACGCGGGCGGCGTGCCCGTGCGCGTGCTGGACGCCGCCATCGCCTGTCACCACAGCCGCGCGCTGCCGCTCGAGCGAGTGCGCGAACGGCTCCGCGACGAGGTCATCGAACCCGTGCTGGCCGCGCTGCCCGCAGGACTCGTCGCCGACACGCGCCGCCGCGCCAATCACGCCGGGCCGTTCACCGTCGGCGGCCCTGCCGCGGACCTCGGCCAGTCGGCGCGCAAGGGCGTCAGCGACGCCTACGGCACCGCTTGCGCGTTCGGCGGCAGCTCCGCCGTGGGCAAGGACCCGACCAAGACGGACCGGGCCGCGCTCTACATGTCGCGCTATCTGGCGAAAAACCTCGTCGCCGCGGGCTTCGCCGACCGCGCCGAGGTCAGCCTGATCTACGTGCTGGGCGAGGGCGCGCCGATCTCGGTGCAGGTCAACACCTTCGGCACGGGACGCGAGCCCGACGCGCGGCTCGCGGACAAGCTCACGCGCGCGGTCGATCTGACGTGCGCGGGCATCGTCGAGCACCTGCAACTGCGAAAGGTGCGCTACGCTCCGTTCGCTTGCGGCGGGTACTTCGGACGCACCGAGCTCGATGCGCCGTGGGAGCGACTCGACCTGAAAAACGCCCTGACGACAGGCCATTCGTGAAGACGGGAGAACGGCCATGACGACGACCAGACGCCCGGGATTCGCCACGCTGTGCGTTCACGGGCGGAAGCATTGGGACAAGCACGAGGACGATTTCCCGATCCGCAGCGTTTCGACGCCGATCTACATGTCGTCGACGTTCGCGTTCGCGAGCGCCGAGGAAGGCGCGGGGATCTTTTCGGGCGAGCAGGGCGGTTACGTGTACACGCGCCTCGGCAATCCCACGACGACGGCGCTGGAAAAGGAGATGGCGTATCTGGAAGGCGCGGAGGCGGGACTCGCCTTCACGTCGGGCATGGCGGCGATCTCGGCCATCACGTTCGCACTGTGCCGGACGGGCGACAACCTCGTCGCCGCCCGCTGCCTGTACGGCGGCACGCACAAGTTTTTCGATGGCATGTGCCCGCGATTCGGCATCGAAGCGCGGCCCGTGCGCGGGACGGATCTCGAGTCCGTGGCCGGCGCGATCGACGAGCGTACGCGCATGATCTACGTCGAGACTCCGGCCAACCCGAACATGGAACTGATCGACATCGAGGCCGCGGCCAACGTCGCCCGAAATGCGGGGATTCCACTCGTGGTCGACAACACCTTCGCCACGCCGTATTTGCAGAACCCCATCCACCTCGGCGCGACAATCGTCATGCACTCGGCGACCAAGTACATCGGCGGGCACGGCGACACGGTCGCGGGCGTCGTGGTCGGGCCCCAGGAGTTTATGGATATGTTGCGCGGCGAGTACCTGCGCGACCTGGGCGGCAACATCAGCCCCTTCAACGCGTGGTTGCTGCTGCGCGGGCTCAAGACGCTGCCCGTGCGCATGGATCGCCATTGCCAAAGCGCCATGGAGATCGCCCAATACCTGAACTATCACCCCAAGATCGAGCGCGTGTATTACCCGGGCCTTCGCAATCACCCGCAATACGACCTCGGGCGTCGCCAGATGCGCGGGTTCGGCGGGATGATCGCGTTCGACGTCAAGGGCGGGCGCGACGCCGGCCGCGGCGTGTGCAACGCCGTGCGCCTGTGGACGCTTGCGGTCAGCCTGGGCGACGTGGACAGCCTCATCGAGCATCCGGCCAGCATGACGCACTCCACGTACACCGAGGAGCAACTCGCGAAGGCGGGGATCGGAACGGGCATGGTCCGCCTGTCCGTCGGCCTGGAGGACGTGGACGACCTGATCGAGGACTTGCGTCTGGCCCTCGACCGCGTCTGAGCGCATCCGGGTCGCTTGCCCTCCGTCCGCACTCGTGGTCAATTGCGCGACCATGACGAAGTGGCCGTTTGCCCCGTCGCCCGGCAGTGGGCGATACGTCGCCGCCGTGCTCGCGGCATCGCTTGTCCCGCTTGCGCTCGCGCCGTTTCCGCCGCTGCAGGACCTGCCCGACTGGGCGTTTCAGGCGCGCATCTGGAACGACATCGGCCGCGACGCCTCGGGCCTTGCCGCGCACTACGAGATCGTCGGACTTCCCGTCCCCAACAGCGTCGTCACGATCGCGATGGCATATCTCGCGCGGTGCGTCGGGTATGTGTGGGCGGCAAAGTCGCTCGCGATGTTCACGGCGATCTTCTTCGCGCTAGCTTTTGTGCGTTTCGTGCGCGCGTCGCGGCGCGATTACGCGCCGGGCGTGGAACTCCTCGGCGCTTTCTTCGCCGTTGGTCATTTTTTCTGGATGGGTTTCCTGAACTTTCAACTCGGCCTCGCCGTCGCGTTCTGCGTGCTCGCGGATGTCCTGAACGGTCGGGGTGCGCCGATCCCCCATCGCGCGGCTCGCACGGCGATCGGCCTCGTCGCCTGCTGGTTCTGCCACTTCCTCGCATTCGCCGCGCTGCTCGTGGCGCTTGCCGGACTCGTGTTCGATCGTCATCGCTTTCGCCCCGGCGCATACGCACGCCTCGCGCTGGCGGCGTTGCCGTCGCTTGCGCTGCTCGTCTGGTACGCGTCGGCGCGCGCGGGCGATTTCTTCGTCGGCTATCGCTACGCCAATCCCGTGAAGTGGTTGTGGTACAAGATCGGCCCCTTCGCCGTCGCGACGGGTTTCTACCCGGTCACGTCGCCCGGAACGCAGTGGGTGGTCGCCGCCATCAACGTACTTGCGACGCTCGCGCTCGGCGCGATCGTGCTTGTCGCGCTCGTCCGGCTCGTGCGCGACCGGTCGCCGCTGCGCTTCGCGGTGCTCGCCCTCATCGCCGTCGGCCTTGTCGCTCCGACGCGATTCTTCGAGGTGATTCGACCGGGCGAGCGATGGCTCTTTTTCGGCGTTCTCCTGGTGCTCGCCGCCGCGCCGGGTTTCGATCTGTCGCCGCGATGGACGCGCCGCACCGCGATGGCGCTCGTCGTCGTGTCGCTGCTGAGCGGTGTCCAGGCGCTGGGCGCGGGGTTTGCGATCCGACGTTACGTGGAAGGCATCGAGCGCGCCGTGCCGCCGGGCGCGACGATGCTCGTCGTCTCCGACAGTCACTTTCATTTTCGCGAGGAGCGGCCCTGGGCCGAGAAAGCTCGCGACCCTTATAGCTGGCCGAACTGGGTGTCGGCGCTGAAGTTCGCGCCGAACTGGAATCGAGTGCGTTCGGGAGGCTACGCGCCGGAGCTGTTTCCCAGCGGCTTGGTGCGCCCGCGTCCGCGCGACCTGCCTCCGCTGGGCGGATTGTCGGGCCTCGGCGAAGCCGCTGCGACCGCGCCCTACGATGCGATCGTCGCGTCGGGTATCGCGCCGAATCTTCGCGCGATCGAATCCGCGGCGCGCGCGAATTTCGCGGCCGGAGCGCGGGGACGCAATTTCGTGGTACTCACGCGCGCAAACCGCTCACCCTGACCGGAGCGTTCACTTCGTCCGCCGAAAGACGAGGTCGTTGCGGATCAGCCAGTCGTTGAAGTCGATCAGGTCGAGCCCGAAGTTGTGCAGGCGGTTGAGCTCCGGATCGGGCGGAGGCAGCTCGGCATTCAGGTCGCGCAGCAGGTCGCCTTCGTACGAGAAGCAGTACGACATGTTGCGCTTCGCGTTCTTCTTCAGCTTGGGACCGTAGAACTTGTCCTCGCGGTACTGATTCGCCGCGTCGTAGCAGTAGTCGTTCTCGCGGCGGATATTCCACTGGTCGTCGTGCACCATCATCGCGTAGCGAGGGCGCGGATTGTCGCGCAGCAGGCTGCGTCCGACGAAGCCGTTTTCGACTTCGAGTCCCATGAGGTCGAGCAGCGTGGGCGGGATGTCGACGTGGCTTCCGAGTTCGCGATTCATGCCCGGCGCGACCGAGCCGTCGGGCGTGTAGATCATCATCGGCAATCGGAAGTAGATCTCCAGCTTGCGCGTCATGTCGAGCTTCACGTCGTCGGGAAAGCGCCAGATGCCGTGATCGCCGACGAAGATGAAGATCGTGTCGTGAAACCACGGTTTGTCCTTCGCGAGGTCCATCAACAGGCCGATCGAATGGTCGGTGTAATAGATGCCCCGCGAATAGTTGTCGTAGTCGCCCGCGTATCGCTTGCCTGGAAAGACCGGATCGGTCGGGTAGCTCTGCTGAAACGGGTAGTGATTCGACAGCGTGAGCAGCTCGGCGAAAAACGGCTTGGCCGAACGGTCGATCACGTCGAGCGAGTGACGCACGTGGTCTTCGTCCGACGGCCCCCAGCCCACCATCGTGTGGGGGATCGTCTCGTAGTCTTTGATGTCGCGCACTTCCTTCATGCCGTGTTTCTTGAAGAACGTGCGCGCGTTGGCGTAGTTGCCCTTGTACGACTTGAGCAGCAGCGTGTGATAGTCCTGATCCTTGAAGATCGAGGGCAGGCATTTCAGGTGAATGTCCGGATACGTCTGGAAGATCGATCCGCCGCTCACGCGCTCGTACATCGAGCAGTGGATCGCGCACTCGCTGCGCTGCGTCTGATGGGCGTTGGCGTAGAAGGGATCGAAGACGAGCGACTGCGCGCCGAGAGCGTCGAGATTCGGCGTCAGCGATGCCTTCGCGCCATACAGCCCCATCTCGAACGCGCGCACGGATTCGAGCACCACGAGCAGCACGTTCTTTTTCACGAAGGTCCGCCGTTCGCGGTCTGGATCTGGAACTTTCTTCAGACGTCCATGTGACGTCGGATCGAAATTGTAGAGATCGTCGTCGAAGGGATAGTAGCGCGCGGTGTGGCGCTTCACGCGCTCGGTGCGTTTCGAGAGTGCCCGGTCGTTCTCGAACATCATCGCGACACCGTCGCGCAGTAAATACATCACCGGCTCGTTTTGGACCCGCGCAAGCGGGTGCGCCCGGGTTGCCTCGAACGTTCCGACGAGGACGGCCAGCACGACGAGCAGCCCGATCGCGGGTCCGAGTCGGGGAACGCCGTCGAATCTCTGCTCCGCGACCACCAGCATCGCGGCGGGGATGGCGACGCCGAACACGAGATCCTGCCACCGGAGCAACTCGAAAAAGCTGGTGCCGAGCCCGGCGGCATCGCGCCATTGCAGCATGATCTCCAGCGTCGGCCACGACTGATAGAAACGGAAGTAGAACAGGAAACCGATATGGAGAAGAACCACAACGAGCGCAAAGACGCCTAGCAGGGGCCATCGCCAAATCCGGCGGCGCGGCAGCAGCACGAAGACCCCGGCGACGAAGACGGCGAGCGCGAAGATGTCGAGGAGAACGAGCGGATGGAAGCGCTCGCCGAGCGAGAACCAGGCGTAAGCGCCCGCGACCGCACCGAAGGAGATGGACGCCAGGAGCGGAATCCACGCGGTTCGGGGAAAGGCCGCGCGCAGCGCCCCCGTGGCGACGCGGGCGAGTCGCTTGGCTCCGCCGTCCGGCCGCGGCGTGGTGACCCTTTCGTTGACGACGGGTTTTGTCGCAAGGGCGCGTTTTTGCGCGGGTCTGGTCTTTTTCAAGTCACCGTCTCTTCCACAGCCCCGATGAATTCCTCATCGGCATGCGCGCGAGTTCGCGCCGTCATCGTCAAGTGCGTGACAATTAGATGAATTTCGCGTGACGCGTCAATGGTGAATACATGAGGAGCCGTCGTCGGGGGCGATGAGGGCCGGACGGGGCACTGTCACCCTGAGCGTCCTTGCCGCTGTCATCCTGAGCGTAGCGAAGGATCTGGTCGCGGGTCGGGAGTAGATCCTTCGCTACGCTCAGGATGACAAACGCGGGGGGCGCTCAGGATGACAAACGCGGGGGGCGCTCAGGACGAACGTACTCTAGAAATTCGTCGCGCGCGGAACCTCGTTCGGCAATGGCTTCGGGTAGCGGCTCCTGAGTTCCTTCACCGCGCCTTCGAGCCCGCGCACCGACATCTCGAACATGGGGATCTGCTCGCGGATCATGTTGAGCGTAAACGTCCCGTACGACACGTTCCACTCGTCCTCGGGGATCGGGTTGATCCACACCGCGTGCGCGAAATTTTCCTTGATGCGGCGAAGCCACGCGAGTCCCGAATTCGACTGCGGCGTGGCGTAGTCGATCGCGCCGCGCGGGTGCGTCAGTTCGTAAGGGCTCATGCTCGCGTCGCCGACGATGATGACGCGCGTTTCGGGGTCGCGGCGGAACAGATCGTCCACCTTGACCGGCTTTTCGTAACGCATCGGATCTTCATAGACCACGTCGTAAACGCAGTTGTGAAAGTAGAAAAACCGAACGTCCTTAAACTGGCCACGCGCGTAGTTGAACAGCGTGCGCGTGAGGCGCACGTAAGGCGTCATCGACCAGCCGCCGTTGTCGAGAAAGATGAAGAGCTTGAGTTTGTCGACCTCGCGTCGCTCGAAGACGAGCTCGATCTCGCCGCCCTTACGCACGGTCTCGCGGATGCTCTCGTCGATGTCGAGTTGATCGCGCGGGCCCGCCGGCGTCATCTTGCGCAGGCGATCGAGCGCCTCGCCGATGTTCCGCGTCGTGAGCATCTGCCCATCGGCGTAGTCGATGTAGCGCCGATCCATCGCCACCTTGATCGCGCTGCGGTTGCCGGGCGCGCCGCCCACGCGCATGCCATCGGGGTGGAATCCGCCATGGCCCACGGGGCTTCGCCCGCCCGTGCCGATCCAGCGATCGCCGCCGTCGTGGCGCTCGGTCTGGTCTTGCAGGCGCTTGCGGAAATACTCCATCACCTCGTCGGGGTCCATACCGCGTAGCGCCGCCTTTTCCTCTTCGCTCAGAAACGGCGCGTTCTTGGGATCGGCGAGCCACTGCGCGAGCAGATCCTCGATGTCCGCGGAGAGCGCGGCCAGGACCGACTCGTCGATCGCCTTGCCCTGAAAATGATGGGCGAAGACCTGGTCGTAGATGTCGAAGTACTTCTCGCTCTTCACGAGCAGCGAGCGCGCGACGACGTAGAGATCCATCAGGTTCGTGACGAGCCCCGCGCCGAGGGCCTTTTGCAGACGCAGGAAATCGGTCGGTCGAACCGGCACGCCGTAGTCGCGCAACAAATAGAAAAACGCCTTGAACACCTTCGCCTCAGCTCGCCTTGCCCACCGCCTTTTGCGCGCGGAACAGATCGTCGCTTTTCTTGAACAGCAGCCCGAGCAGCGGGATCGACGTGCGGCTTTCCAGATCCTTGACGTTGAAATCGGGGTCCGAGGTGAGCGCGCGGATCCAGTGGATCAGCTCGCGCGTCGCCGGCTTTTTCTCGATGCCGGGAATCTGCCGCAGCTTGTAAAACGTCGCGATCGTCGCTTCGGCCACGCGTTTGGCGAGATCCGGAAAATGCGCGACGACGATCCGCTGCATCATCGCCTCATCCGGGAACGCGATGTGGTGGAACACGCACCGGCCCAGGAACGGGTCGGAAAGGTCCTTCTTGGCGTTGCTGGTGATGATGACGATCGGGCGATGCTTCGCACGGACCTGTTTGTCGATCTCCTGAATGTCGAACTGCATGTAATCGAGCACGTCGAGCAGGTCGTCCTGAAAATCCGTGTCGGCCTTGTCGATTTCGTCGATCAGCAGCACGACGCGCTGGTCAGTGACGAAGGACTGGCCGATTTTGCCCATGCGGATGTAGTCCTCGATGTTGCTGACGTCGCGCTTGGAATCGCCGAACCGCGAATCGTTGAGCCGCGTGAGCGTGTCGTACTGATAGAGCGCCTCGACCGCCTTCATCGTCGATTTGACGTTCAACACGATCAGATCGGCGCCCAAGCCCTCGGCCACCGCCGACGCGAGCAGCGTCTTGCCGGTGCCGGGCTCGCCCTTCAGCAAAAGCGGCAGTTCGAGGCGGATCGCCACGTTGACAATCTTCGCCAGCTCGTCGTCGAGAACGTAGCTTTGGGTGCCGGAAAAAACTTTGGCATCGGTCATCGGAA comes from Deltaproteobacteria bacterium and encodes:
- a CDS encoding aminotransferase class I/II-fold pyridoxal phosphate-dependent enzyme — encoded protein: MTTTRRPGFATLCVHGRKHWDKHEDDFPIRSVSTPIYMSSTFAFASAEEGAGIFSGEQGGYVYTRLGNPTTTALEKEMAYLEGAEAGLAFTSGMAAISAITFALCRTGDNLVAARCLYGGTHKFFDGMCPRFGIEARPVRGTDLESVAGAIDERTRMIYVETPANPNMELIDIEAAANVARNAGIPLVVDNTFATPYLQNPIHLGATIVMHSATKYIGGHGDTVAGVVVGPQEFMDMLRGEYLRDLGGNISPFNAWLLLRGLKTLPVRMDRHCQSAMEIAQYLNYHPKIERVYYPGLRNHPQYDLGRRQMRGFGGMIAFDVKGGRDAGRGVCNAVRLWTLAVSLGDVDSLIEHPASMTHSTYTEEQLAKAGIGTGMVRLSVGLEDVDDLIEDLRLALDRV
- the metK gene encoding methionine adenosyltransferase yields the protein MTPILQAAESATCGQPDKLCDVIVENILDHILADDRFARVDLDAIATRGMIHLAGEITTRSYVHLEAMTRRILAEVGYIDPETQFVAGSVAVVALIGEQSPEIALVVDNKGAGNQCVCVGYATYEMEKIGMAGDYVPFAQWLAHRLTRRLEGVQFHDGFKTLYPDGTSQVVVEYAGGVPVRVLDAAIACHHSRALPLERVRERLRDEVIEPVLAALPAGLVADTRRRANHAGPFTVGGPAADLGQSARKGVSDAYGTACAFGGSSAVGKDPTKTDRAALYMSRYLAKNLVAAGFADRAEVSLIYVLGEGAPISVQVNTFGTGREPDARLADKLTRAVDLTCAGIVEHLQLRKVRYAPFACGGYFGRTELDAPWERLDLKNALTTGHS
- a CDS encoding C39 family peptidase is translated as METRLTFPIRRQPDDVTCGPTCLHAVYEYWGDRASLRGIAAEIPMLETGGTLAGFLAVHALRRGYSATIYTYNLKLFDPTWFTEPRPDIAEKLRRQAAHKRSRRLQAATAAYLDFFELGGELRFEDLTRRLIREHLQRGVPILTGLSATYLHRTSREYGDDMVDDDVRGDPSGHFVVLCGYDSASKTVLVADPLWPNPVAQSHHYPIAIDRVIGAILLGIVTYDANLLLIEPRRNDGHREKPRRG
- a CDS encoding RimK family protein, translating into MKNLVVVERLHNWPLDVPGVRVVLARQYLTQPEFARERGLRVMNLCRSYRYQSVGYYVSLLAEARGHKVMPSISTIQDLKSATIIKLAGDDLDELIDKSLAPLQSDHFVLSVYFGRNVAKRYDHLAGKLFAKFRAPLLRAEFRRHETWELEHIKPIAASEIPEAHRPFVIAATKSHLERYPAPVRERPERFYDMAILWDTRDDSAPSDERAVKKFVKAAEALDFEVEIIGREDFDRIGEFDALFIRDTTNVNHYTFRFARRAAAEGLVVIDDPDSILRCTNKVYLAELLGRHKIPIPKTMIVSRDNLDAVVPTLGLPVVLKQPDSFYSFGVIKAKNEDELKSGSEKLLERSEFIVAQEFVPTPFDWRVTVLDGKPLFVCRYHMAGKHWQIVKRSQNGRTRYGPVDTIPVEDAPPLVVQTAVRAANLIGRGLYGVDLKELEKRCVVIEINDNPSIESGIEDAVLQDELYHLVMKHFRDRIERQRGAVVANGTGG
- a CDS encoding sulfatase-like hydrolase/transferase, with protein sequence MKKTRPAQKRALATKPVVNERVTTPRPDGGAKRLARVATGALRAAFPRTAWIPLLASISFGAVAGAYAWFSLGERFHPLVLLDIFALAVFVAGVFVLLPRRRIWRWPLLGVFALVVVLLHIGFLFYFRFYQSWPTLEIMLQWRDAAGLGTSFFELLRWQDLVFGVAIPAAMLVVAEQRFDGVPRLGPAIGLLVVLAVLVGTFEATRAHPLARVQNEPVMYLLRDGVAMMFENDRALSKRTERVKRHTARYYPFDDDLYNFDPTSHGRLKKVPDPDRERRTFVKKNVLLVVLESVRAFEMGLYGAKASLTPNLDALGAQSLVFDPFYANAHQTQRSECAIHCSMYERVSGGSIFQTYPDIHLKCLPSIFKDQDYHTLLLKSYKGNYANARTFFKKHGMKEVRDIKDYETIPHTMVGWGPSDEDHVRHSLDVIDRSAKPFFAELLTLSNHYPFQQSYPTDPVFPGKRYAGDYDNYSRGIYYTDHSIGLLMDLAKDKPWFHDTIFIFVGDHGIWRFPDDVKLDMTRKLEIYFRLPMMIYTPDGSVAPGMNRELGSHVDIPPTLLDLMGLEVENGFVGRSLLRDNPRPRYAMMVHDDQWNIRRENDYCYDAANQYREDKFYGPKLKKNAKRNMSYCFSYEGDLLRDLNAELPPPDPELNRLHNFGLDLIDFNDWLIRNDLVFRRTK